TCTGTCTGAAGTGCCTGAGAACTTTTACTTTACATTAAAGGTACATAGTAAATGGAACTGTAAAATATAAAGCTTAAATTGTTTTATGAAAACCACATGTTTTTTTCTGGAAATCACACAATGTTaaaaaacattttgaaaatgttgTATTAACAAGCATTTATTGTGTTTGTCAACACTCATATTAAAACTTTGTCATGGTAGAATTTAATAAAAAAATTTCAATCCCATGAAATGTCTGCTAAACTCTGTACTAAATGATCTAAAGGTATGATAAGTTTGATTTTGCaatgtatatatatataaatttaTACATTGCAATTATTATATGCCATTAGTGTTGGAATGTTGATTAAATTGATGCATTCATACAAGTTTTCAGGAATAATGAATCAGAATAATTTTATTAATTTCATTGCTTTGCAAAAAGTCTTTTGAAGTGGGAAATAATATAGCTTTCTTGATAAATTTCTATACACCAATTTATCAGGCTATGTAcactattcattttaaaataagtTCCATATACAGATTGTAATATTAAAGTGATTCTCAAAGAATTATCCTTCATACATTGGCAAATGTTTTCTTTTCCAAAATAATTTGCCAAACTTAGTAGAATTTGCCAAAACTATTTTATTTTGCAGGTGCTGAAATGCTTTTTAAATTCATGAACAACTTGAAGATGTCATGCCAGAAGACTGCACTTTTCAATCTTCCAGGTTTAGCATCTATTGGGTTTCATTGTACTAATGGGCACTAAACTGTAGAAAATACCCTGATGCCCTGAGGATATCGGAGTCCTGTCTGATTTATGATATGACACATCCACCCTTCTCCTTGAAGGGATTTTtgtcctcagggattccctttaCCAAAGGATCTTCTGCAGATTGTGATTCAATGTAATCCTTCAGTTCCTCGGCACATTTAGACACCTGAAATAATTCAATATAAAGTTAAGTGGCTATCGTAAAATAGATTGATAGTAGAATTTAAACACAATCATTGTATCCCCGCAGAGTGTTGTCTCCTAACTTTGATAATGGGATTCACAATGAAACTTGGGTCCCACTGTTTGGGTTCCATAGTTGTACACTAAGGTTAATCTTTGCCAAAGCTAACCTTAAGGTTATTAGAGTATAATTGCATTGCAAATGCTAAGTGTATTTCCAAACTTTCTATGTTTAATTTTTAATTTCCATAATCTAAATTTACATGCACTGTGAATTAGGAAGAGCAATTAGcactcccacaaatgaattttgaCCTAATATGAGGACTTTGTTCCTGGCCTTCTGAGACTTCACAAAATTGGTTGTTCCCTAAACATTAATTCAACTTCCATCACGTAAAGTCTTTTTGAGTGTTTGATTGGTAGTTACCCACAGTGATTAACATTATTAACTTTCAAAAAGTATTCATCATTAGTAAGTTCTGTCCTACTGTTTCACACTTTGAGTGCAGTGATACAATTTCCAGCAGATCTTACATTATCTCTAATTACTGTTAATTCACAATAATTTAGTGGATTTCAGGGAAGGACTTGTGGTAGCACTCCTGCCTCAGAGTGAGAAGCTCGGAGCTCATGGACATGGAAGGTGTATCATAATGTGGCTGATTATTTCGCTGCAAATCCTTGCAATAAAAGCAGGAGAGTCTCCTGGTCAGCAATGCTTCACATGGAGTGCTGCTTTTCCTCAAGTTATAACTTTTGGCACAAGGGTAGCAACCATTTCTGGAGTAGCCATGGAAACAGCACATAACCAGGTCCTTTATCTGCCTTATGTTTTACTAGATGTGAACATTTCTAAGTGTAATTAGATTACAGATATAACTGAAGATATTAAACACATTATGGATTCAGTTTGGTTGAATTTTAAGAGTGGCCTTGATTTTAATGAAGAACAAATACATCACCATGCTGAGTACTGTACTCTGTTGGAAATGTACTTATCAGACTCaataggtctagcagcatctgtggagagaaatcagagttaaagggTCACCGGATCCAAAACGgtaactgatttctcttcaaaggtgctgtcagacttgctgagtttttccagcaatttctgtttttgtttcggatttccacagttcagtttttttttggttttgtaCTTTTCAGACATTTGATTTGAAGTCTTGCTAATGTTTAATTACTTAAAAGACTTTTTTTAAACTTCAAGCATTATTCCCACTCATCAGGCAGATCCAAAGCTATTAAAGTATTAAAATATACCAAACATTAGATTTTCTTCTTCACGCGTGTAGCCTTTATTAAGATTTCGGTAATGCTGATTGGCAATTTTGAATGAAATTAATTTTAACACCAACTCGGCGAACGTTAAAGATTAACTGCCGATCCACAAAAACAGCAATAGAAAAATATTATAGCTTTCGTGTTAAATACAAGtcgaaagaactgcggatactaaaaatcaaacaaaaacagaagttgctggaaaagcaggtctggcatcgtctgtgaagagaaaccaaagttaacgtttcaggtctggtaacccttcctcagaacataaCTTGCATGTTGGTGTACAAAGAGGCGCAGAGTAGGCCACTTGCAACTCTCAGGCTGTTCCACCGTTCAATATCATAGGACTGACCTGATTactctatattctcatctaaccCGACCAACCTTTCACCCCCTTCCCTCATCAAAAACTATCTCTGCCTTAAGAATATTCAAAGACTCTACGCCGCCCTTTTTCCTGAGGGATAACATTTAGAAGGTTCTCCTCCCTTCTGTCTTAAATTCGCGACCCCCTTATTTTTTAAAGGGTGAGAAGCGGGAAATCTTACCAACATCCTCTCTAATGGTATTTCTTTACGAAGTTGCTCTATCTCCATTTTCAACCGGTCTTTGTCTGTTAACTCATCCATTCTGGGCTCCTATTGTCGTCTTAAATACAAATAAAAACTTTTGCTCACAATACTGTTAACGTAATTGCTAGTTTGAAAGCATTTAACAAAATTCCCGCCACACTGCAAACGAACGAATAATGCAACAGATCCAAGGGTTGGGCGCGATTAGCTCACCTTGTCCCGGGGTAAACACAACTCATTCGCTGGCGAGCTGTGAGAGAGGCTCGCCGGCCGCTGCTCACGTTAACTTCCCCAGTCCGATTGCAACACCAGTGCAACCTTTTGTAATGCCCTCTAAAACAGGGCTCTTAATATCTTAATCTTCTAATGTGATTAAGTCAAAAGCTTGATCAGATTTAATCATTAAATAGAAGGGGAGAAAATCCTTGCCAAACATATTGTTCTAAAATTGTATACGCAACTTTTAAAGGAAACAGtgtaaaaaaaaatacatatCCTTCCTTCGGTTCGTCAGCCTTCCTGTAAACACACattttgtttattttaaaattacatttaTTAATAAAATGGATCATACTGACGTCAGTAGCGGTAAGCTGCAAAAGTCTGTTATCGGAGTATTTATCTGCTCTTATACATCTGTTGGAGTGGGTCACCT
The nucleotide sequence above comes from Chiloscyllium punctatum isolate Juve2018m chromosome 8, sChiPun1.3, whole genome shotgun sequence. Encoded proteins:
- the gngt1 gene encoding guanine nucleotide-binding protein G(T) subunit gamma-T1, whose translation is MDELTDKDRLKMEIEQLRKEIPLERMLVSKCAEELKDYIESQSAEDPLVKGIPEDKNPFKEKGGCVIS